One window of the Carassius auratus strain Wakin chromosome 20, ASM336829v1, whole genome shotgun sequence genome contains the following:
- the LOC113120486 gene encoding chloride intracellular channel protein 5 isoform X1, with product MAVNVQENIYEQIEETKENIYEKPYNPEPKYENQGASQEILEEPLYSTVNHPSPDYMNTRRTSQEEQQEEEQPSPTNEPGEQLESEIMVASLSNGDVYESSSLEETGDPCDDQPSLVHEDLFMAYSLPEDGSPEPEEVVDYSLKEVENNVVEEPAAVPDPDQPNIALFVKAGCDGESIGNCPFSQRLFMILWLKGVVFNVTTVDLKRKPADLHNLAPGTHPPFLTFNGEVKTDINKIEEFLEGVLAPPKYPKLAASHRESNTAGNNIFAKFSAFIKNTKPDANEALQKGLTKALTKLDEYLNNPLPEEVDADSMEEEKVSNRKFLDGDDLTLADCNLLPKLHIVKVVAKKYRNYDIPSDLTGVWRYLNNAYEQEEFTNTCAADNEIELAYKDVAKRLTK from the exons ATGGCCGTAAACGTCCAAGAAAACATATATGAACAAATAGAAGAGACAAAAGAAAACATATATGAAAAGCCATATAATCCAGAGCCGAAATATGAGAATCAAGGCGCGAGTCAGGAAATTCTAGAGGAACCGCTGTACAGCACGGTCAATCACCCGTCTCCAGACTACATGAATACGAGAAGAACATCTCAAGAGGAACAACAAGAAGAAGAACAGCCTTCACCCACAAATGAACCAGGAGAGCAGCTCGAAAGCGAGATCATGGTGGCCTCTCTGTCAAATGGAGATGTTTACGAATCTTCATCTTTAGAGGAAACTGGAGACCCGTGTGATGACCAGCCCTCATTGGTCCACGAAGACCTGTTCATGGCGTACAGTCTCCCAGAAGACGGATCTCCAGAACCTGAGGAGGTAGTTGACTACAGCCTGAAGGAGGTGGAGAACAACGTCGTGGAAGAGCCAGCCGCAGTTCCTGACCCGGATCAACCTAATATTGCACTTTTTGTCAAG GCTGGTTGTGATGGCGAGAGCATCGGAAACTGTCCATTCTCCCAACGCCTCTTCATGATCCTCTGGCTCAAAGGTGTGGTCTTCAACGTCACCACTGTTGACCTGAAGAG gaAACCAGCAGATTTGCACAATTTGGCTCCCGGCACTCACCCTCCTTTCTTGACCTTCAACGGTGAGGTGAAGACAGACATTAACAAGATTGAGGAGTTTCTGGAGGGGGTTTTGGCTCCACCAAA GTACCCCAAACTTGCAGCCAGTCACAGGGAGTCAAACACAGCTGGGAATAACATATTTGCAAAGTTCTCAGCTTTCATAAAAAACACTAAGCCAGATGCGAATGAAG CTCTGCAGAAGGGTTTGACAAAAGCACTTACGAAGCTGGACGAGTACCTGAACAATCCTTTGCCTGAAGAGGTAGATGCTGACAGCATGGAGGAGGAGAAGGTCTCCAACCGCAAGTTCCTGGACGGGGATGATCTGACTCTGGCAGACTGCAATCTGCTGCCAAAGCTCCACATAGTGAAG GTTGTTGCCAAGAAATATCGGAATTACGACATTCCAAGTGATTTGACGGGCGTGTGGCGTTACCTGAACAATGCGTATGAACAAGAAGAGTTCACCAACACCTGTGCTGCTGACAACGAGATCGAATTAGCATATAAGGATGTGGCTAAAAGGCTAACTAAGTAA
- the LOC113120486 gene encoding chloride intracellular channel protein 5 isoform X2: protein MGDAQEPDIELFVKAGCDGESIGNCPFSQRLFMILWLKGVVFNVTTVDLKRKPADLHNLAPGTHPPFLTFNGEVKTDINKIEEFLEGVLAPPKYPKLAASHRESNTAGNNIFAKFSAFIKNTKPDANEALQKGLTKALTKLDEYLNNPLPEEVDADSMEEEKVSNRKFLDGDDLTLADCNLLPKLHIVKVVAKKYRNYDIPSDLTGVWRYLNNAYEQEEFTNTCAADNEIELAYKDVAKRLTK from the exons ATGGGAGACGCTCAAGAACCTGATATTGAGTTGTTTGTCAAG GCTGGTTGTGATGGCGAGAGCATCGGAAACTGTCCATTCTCCCAACGCCTCTTCATGATCCTCTGGCTCAAAGGTGTGGTCTTCAACGTCACCACTGTTGACCTGAAGAG gaAACCAGCAGATTTGCACAATTTGGCTCCCGGCACTCACCCTCCTTTCTTGACCTTCAACGGTGAGGTGAAGACAGACATTAACAAGATTGAGGAGTTTCTGGAGGGGGTTTTGGCTCCACCAAA GTACCCCAAACTTGCAGCCAGTCACAGGGAGTCAAACACAGCTGGGAATAACATATTTGCAAAGTTCTCAGCTTTCATAAAAAACACTAAGCCAGATGCGAATGAAG CTCTGCAGAAGGGTTTGACAAAAGCACTTACGAAGCTGGACGAGTACCTGAACAATCCTTTGCCTGAAGAGGTAGATGCTGACAGCATGGAGGAGGAGAAGGTCTCCAACCGCAAGTTCCTGGACGGGGATGATCTGACTCTGGCAGACTGCAATCTGCTGCCAAAGCTCCACATAGTGAAG GTTGTTGCCAAGAAATATCGGAATTACGACATTCCAAGTGATTTGACGGGCGTGTGGCGTTACCTGAACAATGCGTATGAACAAGAAGAGTTCACCAACACCTGTGCTGCTGACAACGAGATCGAATTAGCATATAAGGATGTGGCTAAAAGGCTAACTAAGTAA